The Neobacillus sp. OS1-2 genome includes a window with the following:
- a CDS encoding glutamate decarboxylase, whose product MPQWHPHHTQRMLPHELSVNPLFAREGEQAVPRFQMRDQGMLPETAYQIIHDEIILDGNATLNLATFVSTWMEPAADRLYTETFDKNMIDKDEYPQTAAIEERCVRILADLWHSPQPQTTMGVSTTGSSEACMLGGLALKRRWQQARKQQGKPIDQPNIVFSSAVQVVWEKFANYWDVEPRYVHISPDRPYLDPEGVLAVVDENTIGVVPILGLTYTGSYEPVAAIAKALDDLQERTGLDIPMHVDAASGGFIAPFLQSDLVWDFQLPRVKSINVSGHKYGLVYPGLGWVIWREAEDLPEDLIFRVSYLGGNMPTFALNFSRPGAQVLLQYYNFLRLGKDGYYQVQKASQAVAQFLSREIKGMGPFELITDGSDIPVFAWRLKDGYTSKWNLYDLSRQLRTFGWQVPAYPLPPDMEDVTIMRIVVRNGFSMDLGHLFLMNLKQTVAFLDALDGAIPHDTKHDNGFHH is encoded by the coding sequence ATGCCACAATGGCACCCGCATCATACACAAAGGATGTTGCCCCACGAATTATCTGTAAATCCTCTGTTTGCTCGTGAAGGAGAACAGGCAGTTCCCCGCTTTCAGATGCGTGATCAAGGCATGTTACCCGAAACGGCGTATCAAATAATTCATGATGAAATCATTCTTGATGGAAATGCCACTCTGAATCTCGCGACATTCGTTAGCACATGGATGGAGCCTGCTGCAGACCGCTTATATACTGAAACATTCGACAAAAACATGATTGATAAGGATGAGTATCCTCAAACAGCGGCGATAGAGGAACGATGTGTCCGCATTTTAGCCGATCTTTGGCATTCGCCCCAGCCGCAAACCACGATGGGCGTTTCAACGACAGGATCATCGGAAGCTTGTATGCTCGGGGGGCTGGCGTTAAAGCGTCGCTGGCAGCAAGCACGCAAACAGCAAGGGAAGCCGATTGACCAGCCAAATATTGTGTTTAGTTCCGCTGTACAAGTCGTTTGGGAAAAATTTGCAAACTATTGGGATGTGGAACCTCGGTATGTACATATTAGCCCTGATCGACCTTACTTGGACCCTGAAGGGGTTCTCGCTGTCGTGGACGAAAATACAATTGGTGTGGTCCCAATTCTCGGTTTGACCTATACCGGAAGTTACGAACCTGTCGCCGCCATCGCCAAAGCATTAGACGATTTACAGGAGCGGACAGGTCTCGATATTCCGATGCATGTGGATGCTGCTTCGGGAGGCTTTATAGCACCTTTCCTTCAATCAGACCTGGTCTGGGATTTTCAATTACCTAGGGTAAAGTCTATCAATGTATCCGGGCATAAATATGGATTAGTCTACCCTGGTCTGGGATGGGTGATATGGCGGGAAGCGGAAGATCTCCCTGAGGATCTCATCTTCCGTGTTTCCTATTTAGGAGGAAATATGCCAACCTTTGCCCTGAATTTCTCTCGGCCCGGTGCACAAGTCCTCTTGCAATATTACAATTTTCTTCGTTTAGGTAAAGACGGGTACTATCAGGTGCAAAAGGCTTCTCAGGCAGTAGCGCAGTTTCTTAGCAGGGAGATTAAGGGAATGGGGCCATTTGAACTCATAACCGATGGTTCGGATATTCCGGTATTCGCTTGGCGATTGAAGGACGGGTACACATCAAAATGGAATCTTTATGATTTATCTCGGCAATTGCGTACGTTTGGCTGGCAAGTTCCAGCTTATCCTTTGCCCCCAGATATGGAAGATGTAACGATTATGCGGATTGTAGTTCGCAACGGGTTCTCCATGGATCTTGGTCATTTGTTCTTGATGAATCTTAAACAGACCGTCGCCTTTCTGGATGCCTTGGACGGGGCCATACCACATGATACGAAACACGACAATGGCTTTCACCACTAA
- a CDS encoding BglG family transcription antiterminator, protein MVSKRQRDIVLSLMKEKEPVTAEWIAKELGVSDRTIRTEIKDLQSQSSSLGGRIESVRGKGYLLEIKDFNVFEKEFSPNTNDTIEEVQSDFSEQSNRVLYMLKRFLLEREPIKLESLEEELFISKPKLQNDLKLVREILESYHLKLVSRPHHGTQVEGDEYMKRLCFSNYILRRNSNLNIDSHSFHLLDQNQFEKIKETIIKKVNEYKIEISDIALENLATHITIGCKRIEEGFVIEILENDLAEKYPFEKIVANEIVKEVEEFTSLKFPKSEIDYIIVHLLGTKLIHKNTLQEFSKFDEVDTIIHCMIERLKTELNWDFHEDSEFIQALALHIRPAMNRLRYNMNIRNPLLDEIKRKYPSAFEGAAIASRCIDEYLEVEVGEHEIAYIALHIGVALERIKTRQKKVKRVIIVCASGVGSAKLLFYRLQNVFKDEIDIVATTNYYQLKEYDLSAIDFIISTIPIKEEIGVPVQVVNTFLGEGDIANIRKGLSSAIVCEEQSYLDESRVFIHKEFENKESVIRFLCEELFTQKLVSKEYVNSVLEREAVAPTSFGNLVAIPHPLTPETEETFWTVCTLKKPIEWADKHRVQFICLLNIRKVPEDDLERMYKRLIALVENSTTVQKILKSESAEEIIKILNES, encoded by the coding sequence ATGGTGTCGAAACGACAAAGAGACATCGTGTTGTCTTTAATGAAGGAGAAAGAACCTGTTACAGCCGAATGGATAGCAAAAGAACTTGGTGTGAGTGACAGAACCATTCGCACCGAGATTAAAGACCTTCAATCACAATCGTCTTCGTTAGGAGGCAGGATTGAATCGGTTAGAGGAAAAGGGTATCTATTAGAAATAAAGGATTTTAATGTGTTTGAAAAAGAATTTAGCCCTAATACGAATGATACGATAGAAGAAGTCCAATCTGATTTTTCCGAACAGTCAAATCGGGTTTTGTATATGTTAAAAAGATTTTTATTAGAAAGAGAACCTATAAAATTAGAAAGTTTAGAGGAAGAGCTATTTATTTCCAAGCCAAAACTTCAAAATGACTTAAAACTCGTCCGAGAAATATTAGAGAGTTATCATTTGAAGTTAGTCTCCAGACCGCATCATGGCACGCAGGTCGAAGGCGATGAATATATGAAACGGCTATGTTTTTCAAATTATATTTTAAGAAGAAATAGTAATTTAAACATTGATAGCCATTCTTTTCATCTCTTGGATCAAAACCAGTTTGAAAAGATAAAGGAAACGATCATAAAAAAAGTGAATGAATACAAAATTGAGATATCTGACATTGCTCTTGAAAATTTAGCAACCCATATCACAATCGGATGCAAGAGAATTGAAGAAGGATTTGTCATTGAAATCCTTGAAAACGATTTAGCCGAAAAATACCCCTTTGAGAAAATAGTGGCGAATGAAATTGTCAAAGAAGTAGAGGAGTTCACCAGTTTGAAGTTCCCAAAATCTGAGATTGATTATATTATTGTTCATTTGTTGGGGACAAAATTAATTCATAAGAATACCTTGCAAGAATTTAGTAAATTTGACGAGGTAGACACCATCATTCATTGTATGATTGAAAGATTGAAAACCGAATTAAATTGGGATTTTCACGAAGACTCGGAATTCATTCAAGCGCTGGCGTTGCACATTCGGCCAGCAATGAACCGGCTGCGCTATAACATGAATATTCGGAATCCATTATTAGACGAAATTAAGCGGAAATATCCAAGCGCTTTTGAGGGGGCTGCTATCGCGAGTAGATGTATCGACGAATATTTGGAGGTAGAGGTAGGAGAACACGAAATTGCTTATATTGCCTTACATATCGGGGTGGCATTAGAAAGAATAAAGACAAGGCAAAAAAAGGTAAAACGAGTGATTATCGTGTGTGCTTCTGGTGTTGGGAGCGCCAAGCTTTTGTTTTATCGTTTACAAAATGTATTTAAAGATGAAATCGATATTGTGGCTACAACCAATTATTATCAATTAAAAGAATACGATCTTTCCGCCATTGATTTTATTATTAGTACGATTCCAATAAAAGAAGAAATAGGTGTTCCAGTACAAGTGGTCAATACCTTTTTAGGAGAAGGAGATATTGCAAATATCCGTAAGGGATTGTCGTCTGCCATCGTGTGTGAGGAACAGAGCTATTTAGATGAATCCAGAGTATTTATTCATAAAGAATTTGAGAATAAAGAAAGCGTTATCCGTTTTTTGTGTGAAGAATTATTCACTCAAAAACTTGTCTCCAAAGAGTATGTAAATTCTGTGTTGGAAAGAGAGGCGGTCGCTCCAACCAGCTTTGGAAATCTTGTGGCCATCCCGCATCCACTTACACCAGAAACAGAGGAAACATTTTGGACGGTGTGCACATTAAAGAAGCCAATCGAATGGGCCGATAAACATAGGGTTCAATTTATCTGCTTGTTAAACATCAGAAAGGTGCCTGAGGATGACCTGGAAAGGATGTATAAAAGGCTCATTGCGCTAGTTGAAAACAGTACAACGGTCCAAAAAATTCTTAAGAGTGAATCAGCGGAAGAAATTATAAAGATATTAAATGAATCTTAA
- a CDS encoding PTS sugar transporter subunit IIB has protein sequence MNILLCCAAGMSTSLLVTKMEKAAQEQGVEGKIWAVAANSVNQHIDNADVLLLGPQVRYLLSNMKKLGEEKGIPVDAINPIHYGTCNGPEVLKTAINLVNNK, from the coding sequence ATGAATATTTTATTATGTTGTGCAGCAGGGATGAGTACAAGCTTGTTGGTGACCAAGATGGAAAAGGCAGCCCAAGAACAAGGCGTAGAAGGGAAAATTTGGGCAGTTGCAGCTAATTCAGTCAATCAACATATTGACAATGCGGATGTCCTACTTTTAGGACCTCAAGTTAGATACCTGCTTTCAAATATGAAAAAGCTAGGGGAAGAAAAGGGTATTCCAGTGGATGCAATCAATCCAATCCACTATGGTACATGTAATGGTCCAGAAGTTTTAAAAACAGCTATAAATCTAGTAAATAACAAATAA
- the celB gene encoding PTS cellobiose transporter subunit IIC, producing MSKFNSFLEEKVMPVAGKIGAQRHLLALRDGLIATMPFIVIGSFFLILANLPIPGYADWMTSIFGPTWAAKLSYPVDATFNIMSIIAAFAVAYRLAEGYKLDAMSAGAISVAAFLLTTPFSFLFTPAGADGVLVTGAISKAFLSSKGLFVALLFAIISTEIYRWVVKKDIVIKMPAGVPPSVGKSFAALIPGFFVLVVVWVIRLLVELTPYESINGLVTTLLGDPLKMVGLTLGGSIVAELFVTILWATGLHGTNIVKSVMEPIWFGAMGDNMTAYQAGQPLPHIVTQQFWDNFVHIGGTGVTFGLVLSMILFAKSQQMKSLGRLAFAPSIFNINEPLIFGMPIVLNPIMIIPFVLTSIVTVIVTFLGMDMGLVAKPSGVAVPWTMPPIISGYLASGGHISGAVMNLVNIAISFVIYLPFFKIYDKAKKREEDAMNAGKTEIA from the coding sequence ATGAGTAAATTCAACAGCTTTCTAGAAGAGAAAGTCATGCCTGTTGCAGGAAAAATTGGTGCGCAAAGACACTTATTGGCTCTCCGTGATGGTCTCATTGCGACGATGCCCTTCATTGTCATTGGTTCGTTCTTCCTGATACTAGCCAATTTGCCAATCCCGGGTTACGCTGATTGGATGACTTCTATTTTCGGTCCAACATGGGCTGCTAAATTAAGTTATCCAGTAGATGCAACGTTCAATATCATGTCAATTATTGCCGCATTCGCGGTTGCTTACCGATTAGCAGAAGGCTATAAGCTTGACGCGATGAGTGCCGGTGCTATTTCCGTTGCGGCGTTCCTATTGACAACACCATTTAGTTTCCTATTTACTCCTGCTGGAGCGGATGGCGTTTTGGTAACTGGTGCGATTTCAAAAGCTTTCTTAAGCAGTAAAGGTTTGTTTGTTGCCTTACTTTTTGCCATCATTTCAACAGAAATTTATCGTTGGGTGGTTAAAAAAGATATTGTTATTAAAATGCCAGCGGGTGTACCACCTAGTGTTGGTAAATCATTCGCCGCTTTAATTCCAGGATTCTTTGTTCTTGTCGTGGTTTGGGTCATCCGTTTACTTGTTGAATTGACTCCTTATGAAAGTATCAACGGCTTAGTTACAACCCTATTAGGTGATCCGCTAAAAATGGTAGGTCTTACTTTAGGTGGATCCATTGTAGCTGAATTATTCGTAACGATATTATGGGCTACTGGATTACATGGTACGAACATTGTTAAAAGTGTCATGGAACCCATTTGGTTTGGTGCGATGGGGGATAATATGACAGCCTATCAAGCTGGACAACCTCTGCCACACATTGTTACCCAACAATTCTGGGATAACTTCGTCCATATTGGTGGAACGGGTGTAACATTTGGTTTGGTTCTATCAATGATATTGTTTGCTAAATCCCAACAGATGAAAAGTCTTGGACGTTTGGCGTTTGCTCCAAGTATCTTTAACATTAACGAGCCATTAATCTTTGGTATGCCAATTGTGTTAAACCCAATCATGATCATTCCATTCGTCCTTACTTCAATTGTTACCGTTATTGTAACATTCCTTGGAATGGATATGGGATTGGTTGCAAAACCTTCTGGTGTAGCAGTACCTTGGACAATGCCGCCAATTATCTCAGGCTATCTTGCATCTGGTGGACATATTTCGGGTGCTGTTATGAATTTGGTTAACATTGCCATTTCGTTCGTCATTTATCTTCCATTCTTCAAAATTTATGATAAAGCGAAGAAGAGAGAAGAAGATGCGATGAACGCAGGTAAAACAGAAATCGCGTAA
- a CDS encoding PTS lactose/cellobiose transporter subunit IIA gives MNKEELYNHAFQLILHAGNAKSFAMEAMYAAKDGNFDEADAKLAEADSAFNEAHHVQTDLIQKEAGGTEFNLPLIMIHAQDHLMTSLTLKDLASEIIDLHKLIKKA, from the coding sequence ATGAATAAAGAAGAACTTTACAACCATGCATTTCAATTAATCCTTCATGCAGGAAATGCAAAAAGCTTTGCAATGGAAGCAATGTATGCTGCTAAGGATGGTAATTTTGATGAAGCAGATGCCAAATTAGCCGAAGCAGATTCTGCCTTTAATGAAGCACATCATGTTCAAACTGACTTAATCCAAAAGGAAGCAGGCGGAACAGAATTCAATCTGCCTCTTATTATGATTCATGCACAAGACCATTTAATGACATCGCTGACGCTTAAAGATTTAGCCAGTGAAATTATCGATTTGCATAAACTTATCAAAAAGGCTTAA
- a CDS encoding family 1 glycosylhydrolase, whose product MKKTFPENFLWGGATAANQYEGGYNQGSRGLATSDFITNGSADRPRKITIQLKDGTKTMVNRRPTGDPEIDTIPEGASGYIDENVYYPSHKAVDFYHHYKEDIALFGEMGFKSFRLSLSWSRIFPKGGIEGEQPNEEGLKFYEDVFKECKKYNIEPLVTLYHFETPAYLAEHFNGWGGRETIDCFLRMCHEVFTRYKNLVKYWITINEINVLNGYAFMGTREATAQVRYQAKHHMFVASALANKLCHDIIPDAKIGCMVALSCIYPKDCKPENIFGALDYRRGALIYSDVMMRGYYPSYADRFFEEMGVTINKEPGDDEIIMAHPSDFLSFSYYRSSVYHTEIVQNTDTGGQMGDVNPFVEKTEWGWAIDPIGLRYTLSELYDRYQKPLFIVENGMGTIDNRDENGYVEDDYRIQYFRDHIAEMKKAVTLDGVDLMGYTPWGCIDLVSAGTGEMKKRYGFIYVDMDDEGNGTLKRTKKKSFDWYKKVIATNGEDLSF is encoded by the coding sequence ATGAAAAAAACATTCCCGGAAAATTTTTTATGGGGTGGAGCTACAGCTGCAAACCAATATGAAGGTGGATACAATCAAGGCAGCAGAGGGCTTGCAACAAGCGACTTCATAACAAATGGTTCTGCAGACCGGCCAAGAAAAATTACGATCCAGTTAAAAGATGGCACAAAAACAATGGTAAATCGACGACCGACCGGAGACCCCGAAATTGATACGATACCCGAAGGTGCATCGGGCTATATTGATGAAAATGTTTATTATCCAAGCCATAAAGCGGTTGATTTTTACCACCATTACAAAGAAGATATTGCTCTTTTTGGAGAAATGGGCTTTAAGAGTTTCCGGCTATCTCTTAGTTGGTCCCGTATTTTCCCTAAAGGTGGAATTGAAGGAGAACAACCCAATGAGGAAGGGTTAAAATTTTACGAAGATGTTTTTAAAGAGTGTAAAAAGTATAACATCGAACCATTAGTCACTCTTTATCATTTTGAAACTCCTGCTTATTTGGCTGAACATTTTAATGGTTGGGGCGGCCGCGAGACGATCGATTGCTTTTTAAGAATGTGCCATGAAGTCTTTACAAGATATAAAAATTTAGTGAAGTATTGGATCACTATTAACGAAATTAATGTATTAAATGGTTATGCCTTTATGGGAACCAGGGAGGCTACCGCGCAGGTACGTTATCAAGCAAAGCATCATATGTTTGTTGCGAGTGCCCTAGCCAATAAACTATGTCACGACATCATTCCAGATGCAAAGATTGGCTGTATGGTTGCATTAAGCTGTATTTATCCGAAAGATTGCAAGCCGGAAAATATATTTGGTGCTTTAGATTATCGAAGAGGGGCATTGATTTATTCTGATGTCATGATGAGGGGATATTACCCATCCTACGCTGATCGCTTCTTTGAAGAGATGGGGGTAACGATAAATAAAGAACCTGGGGATGATGAAATCATCATGGCGCACCCATCCGACTTTTTATCTTTTAGTTATTACCGTAGCAGTGTGTATCATACCGAAATTGTTCAAAATACGGATACCGGCGGGCAAATGGGGGATGTAAATCCTTTCGTAGAAAAAACAGAGTGGGGTTGGGCGATTGATCCAATTGGGCTAAGATACACTTTGTCTGAACTTTATGACCGCTATCAAAAGCCTCTCTTTATTGTTGAAAACGGAATGGGAACCATTGATAATCGGGATGAAAATGGATATGTGGAAGATGATTATCGGATCCAATACTTCCGAGATCATATTGCAGAAATGAAGAAGGCCGTTACTTTAGATGGTGTTGACTTAATGGGCTATACACCATGGGGCTGCATTGATTTAGTTTCAGCAGGAACGGGCGAGATGAAAAAACGCTATGGTTTTATTTATGTAGATATGGACGATGAAGGAAATGGAACATTAAAGAGAACAAAGAAAAAATCATTTGATTGGTACAAGAAAGTGATTGCAACTAATGGAGAAGATCTTAGTTTTTAG
- a CDS encoding DUF956 family protein, with protein sequence MVQSISTKVDLVMDATSHMGIAEYGKIMIGDKGFEFFNSRDARKFIQIPWEEVDHVIASVMLKGKWIPRYAIKTKRNGTYTFSSKDPKKVLRVIRNYVDPSHMVQSLSFFDVIKRSLKSKSKK encoded by the coding sequence ATGGTCCAATCAATCAGTACAAAAGTCGATTTAGTTATGGATGCAACTTCACATATGGGAATTGCGGAGTATGGTAAAATTATGATTGGAGACAAAGGATTTGAATTCTTCAATAGTCGTGATGCTCGTAAGTTTATCCAAATTCCTTGGGAAGAAGTAGATCACGTGATCGCTTCAGTCATGCTCAAAGGAAAATGGATCCCGCGTTATGCGATCAAAACGAAGCGGAATGGGACGTATACATTTTCTTCAAAAGACCCAAAAAAAGTTTTGCGCGTCATTCGCAATTACGTTGATCCGAGCCATATGGTCCAATCATTAAGTTTCTTTGATGTTATTAAACGCAGTTTGAAGAGTAAATCTAAAAAGTAA
- a CDS encoding mannose/fructose/sorbose PTS transporter subunit IIA: MVGIIIASHGEFATGILQSGEMIFGKQENVKAVTLMPSEGPDDVKAKIKDAIASFDNQDEVLFLVDLWGGTPFNQANSLIEGHEDKWAIVAGMNLPMLIEVFASRFSMNAAHEIAAHILGTAKEGVKVKPEELEPVQVSAPAAAKPSNAGAPGKFEYVLARIDSRLLHGQVATAWTKTTQPTRIIVVSDAVAKDDLRKKLIQQAAPPGVKAHVVPVKKMIELAKDDQHFGGQRALLLFENPQDALRAVEGGVPLKTINVGSMAHSIGKVQPNKVLAFNQDDINTFNKLKDAGLNFDVRKVPNDSKGNMDEIIKKAQEELKKLK, from the coding sequence ATGGTAGGAATTATCATTGCTAGTCACGGTGAATTTGCTACTGGTATCTTGCAATCCGGAGAGATGATCTTTGGAAAACAAGAAAATGTAAAAGCAGTTACATTGATGCCGAGTGAAGGACCTGATGATGTAAAAGCAAAAATAAAAGATGCAATCGCCTCTTTCGACAACCAAGACGAAGTATTATTCTTAGTAGATCTTTGGGGTGGAACTCCTTTCAACCAAGCCAATAGCTTGATTGAAGGACACGAAGATAAATGGGCAATCGTTGCTGGTATGAACTTACCAATGTTGATTGAAGTTTTTGCATCACGCTTCTCCATGAATGCTGCGCATGAAATTGCCGCGCATATTTTGGGCACAGCAAAAGAAGGGGTTAAAGTAAAACCTGAAGAATTAGAACCGGTGCAAGTCTCTGCACCAGCTGCTGCTAAACCATCGAATGCAGGTGCTCCTGGTAAATTTGAATACGTGTTAGCTCGTATTGACTCACGACTTCTTCACGGACAAGTAGCGACTGCGTGGACAAAAACGACACAGCCTACACGCATCATCGTGGTATCTGATGCAGTAGCGAAGGATGATCTTCGTAAGAAATTGATCCAACAGGCTGCACCTCCAGGTGTAAAGGCACACGTTGTTCCTGTCAAAAAAATGATCGAACTTGCAAAAGATGATCAACACTTCGGCGGCCAGCGCGCGTTACTTCTTTTCGAAAACCCGCAGGATGCGCTTAGAGCGGTTGAAGGTGGCGTTCCATTGAAAACAATCAACGTTGGATCTATGGCACACTCAATTGGTAAAGTTCAACCAAATAAGGTATTGGCCTTTAACCAAGATGATATTAATACTTTCAATAAGTTAAAAGATGCTGGTTTGAACTTCGATGTACGTAAAGTGCCGAACGATTCAAAAGGCAACATGGACGAAATTATCAAGAAGGCTCAAGAAGAGTTAAAGAAACTAAAATAA
- a CDS encoding PTS mannose/fructose/sorbose transporter subunit IIC → MDLNVIQIILVFIVAFLAGMEGILDEFQFHQPLVACTLIGLVTGNLVPCLILGGTLQLIALGWANIGAAVAPDAALASVASAIILVLGGQGKAGVASAIAIAVPLAVAGLLLTIIVRTLATAVVHFMDAAAQEGNFRKVEFWQVAAICMQGLRIAIPAALIVAVGAGPVRDLLTAMPTWLTDGLAIGGGMVVAVGYAMVINMMATKEVWPFFVIGFVLACISQITLIGLGAIGVALALIYLALSKQGGSGNGGNGNTGDPLGDIIDSY, encoded by the coding sequence ATGGATTTGAATGTGATTCAAATAATATTAGTCTTTATCGTAGCATTCTTAGCTGGTATGGAAGGGATTTTGGATGAATTCCAATTCCACCAACCGCTTGTAGCGTGTACGTTAATTGGCTTAGTTACAGGAAACTTAGTACCATGTCTTATCTTAGGTGGTACTCTTCAACTGATCGCTTTAGGTTGGGCAAACATCGGAGCTGCCGTAGCACCGGATGCTGCGTTAGCATCAGTTGCATCTGCTATTATTTTAGTTTTAGGTGGACAAGGTAAAGCTGGTGTGGCTTCTGCCATTGCGATCGCTGTTCCGCTTGCAGTTGCTGGCCTTTTATTAACCATTATCGTTCGTACACTAGCAACAGCAGTCGTCCACTTTATGGATGCTGCCGCTCAAGAAGGAAACTTCAGAAAAGTTGAATTTTGGCAAGTCGCCGCCATCTGCATGCAAGGGTTACGTATTGCCATTCCAGCTGCATTAATCGTAGCTGTTGGCGCAGGTCCGGTTAGAGACTTACTCACAGCTATGCCAACTTGGTTGACAGACGGTTTAGCAATTGGTGGGGGAATGGTCGTAGCTGTTGGTTATGCAATGGTTATTAACATGATGGCTACAAAAGAAGTATGGCCATTCTTCGTAATTGGTTTTGTATTAGCATGTATTTCACAAATTACACTTATCGGTCTTGGGGCAATCGGTGTGGCACTCGCACTTATCTACTTAGCGCTTTCTAAACAAGGCGGTTCAGGTAATGGCGGAAACGGAAACACTGGTGATCCACTAGGCGATATTATTGACAGTTACTAA
- a CDS encoding PTS system mannose/fructose/sorbose family transporter subunit IID, whose product MANELRLSKKDRISVWWRSTFLQGSWNYERMQNGGWAYTMIPAIKKLYKSKEDRAAALKRHLEFFNTHPYVASPIIGVTLALEEERANGAPVDDTAIQGVKVGMMGPLAGIGDPVFWFTVRPILGALGASLALTGNILGPIIFFVLWNLIRMGFTWYTQEFGYKAGSKISDDLSGGLLQDITKGASILGMFILGSLVNRWVSVRFAPVVSEVKLSKGAYIDWNNLPAGAKGIKAALEQQAAGLSLEPVKVTTLQGNLDSLIPGFAGLLITFLCMWLLKKKVSPILMILGLFVVGIVFHLIHLM is encoded by the coding sequence ATGGCAAATGAATTAAGATTATCAAAAAAAGATCGTATTTCTGTTTGGTGGCGTTCCACTTTCCTTCAAGGTTCTTGGAACTATGAACGTATGCAAAACGGTGGTTGGGCATACACGATGATTCCCGCAATCAAAAAATTATATAAATCAAAAGAAGATCGTGCTGCAGCACTAAAACGTCATTTAGAATTCTTTAATACGCACCCATATGTAGCTTCACCTATTATTGGTGTAACGTTAGCACTTGAAGAAGAACGTGCAAATGGTGCGCCTGTTGATGACACAGCCATTCAAGGTGTTAAAGTCGGTATGATGGGGCCTTTAGCAGGTATCGGGGATCCAGTTTTCTGGTTCACGGTTAGACCGATCCTTGGTGCGTTAGGCGCTTCTCTAGCTTTGACCGGTAACATCCTTGGGCCGATTATTTTCTTCGTTTTATGGAATCTTATTCGTATGGGATTCACGTGGTATACGCAAGAATTTGGTTACAAAGCTGGTTCTAAAATTTCGGACGACTTATCTGGCGGATTACTTCAAGATATTACAAAAGGTGCATCCATCCTGGGTATGTTCATCCTTGGTTCATTAGTTAACCGGTGGGTATCTGTCAGATTTGCGCCTGTTGTATCCGAAGTTAAACTCTCCAAAGGTGCGTATATTGACTGGAACAACTTACCTGCAGGAGCAAAAGGGATTAAAGCTGCATTAGAACAACAAGCAGCTGGTCTTTCATTAGAACCTGTTAAAGTAACTACATTACAAGGCAACTTGGACAGCTTAATTCCTGGTTTTGCTGGACTCTTAATCACATTCCTTTGCATGTGGCTGCTTAAGAAAAAAGTTTCTCCAATCCTTATGATTCTTGGATTGTTCGTGGTTGGTATCGTCTTCCACTTAATCCACTTAATGTAA